In the genome of Dyadobacter fermentans DSM 18053, the window TACCAGAGTGCCAGCGCACGCAGGGCTGCCGCACGGGCATTGTGGGTTTTCGCATTCAGCAAATTGAGCAGCACCGGTTCATTTACGGTTTCAAGGGTTTGATATAACCACAAGGCTTCGAGGAGATTATGCTCATATTTCGAATCATTTTTATCCAAAGCACCTACCCATTTTTCCAACGCGGGCAGCACTTCCTTCGCTCCGCGCGCTTTCAGAACCTGCTTGGCTTGCAGGCGCGTCCAGTCTTCCGGCAGTTTCAGCGATTCGAGCAGGTCGTTCACGCTCGCTTTGCCGAGCTGCGGTTTTGGGACCAACGGGCGGTTTTTCGCAACGATCCGCCAGATGCGGCCATGTTGCTGGTCGCGGCGGGGATCGTGGAAGTCCACCTCGCCATGCTGAATAATGGGGTTATACCAGTCGGCGACGTAAATGGCGCCATCCGGACCTACATTGATATCAACCGGACGGAAAGCCACATTGTCGGACCACATCAGATCGTCGGTTTGTTTCGACACATAACCACTACCCTGCTCTTCCAGTTTGAAACTGTTAATGCGGTTAGCGCGGAAGTCGTTGGTGATCATGCGGCCCTGCCACGCATCGGGCAAATGCCGACCGGAAACGACGTCCAGCCCGCTGTGCTTCGGCTGACCGGGGTTCAAGCCGCGCAAAAGGCGGGCTGCGCCGGGTGCCGTCACGAATGTAGCGCCGGGAAATGCATAATTAATACCCTCACCGCCGGCACCGTCGGTCAGGAATGATTGCCCCCAGCGGTCGAACTGCAAGCCCCACGGATTCACAAGCCCGCGGGCGTACACGTCCATGTCCAGGTTACGCGTGTTGAGCTGCCACACACCGCCGCCTTCGAGGCGTTTGATGCCGAAAGGCGTTTCCACGTGGCTGTAAATGTAGATCGACTGGTTGAAATACATCCTACCCTCCGGTCCCCAGCGGAAAGTGTGGATCAAATGGTGCGTGTCGCCGGTGCCGAAGCCGTTCAGGATGCGGCGCTTTTTGTCGGCCTTGCCGTCGCCGTCGGTGTCTGCAAAATGCAGGATTTCCGTCGAGTTGGCCACATAGCAGCCTCCGTCGCCCGGCAGGATACCGGTCGGCTGGATGAGCCCTTCGGCAAACACGGTCGATTTATCGGCTTTGCCGTCGCCGTCGGTGTCTTCCAGGACGAATATCTTATCGTTCGCCGATTCGCCGGTTTTCAAATGCGGGTACACCGTGCTGCTAACCACCCACAGGCGGCCATCTGTATCCCAGTTCATCTGAATGGGCTTCGCGACCATCGGATCAGCGGCGAACAATGTTACCTCGAAGCCGTCGGCTACTTTAAAGGATTTGAGTTCCTTTTCAACATCCGGGTCGACATTAAAAGAATGGTGCTCGGGTTCGGTCGAGGCGGTAATCAGCACCATGGGAAGGAGCAGTGCTCCGTATAATAGTTTTTTCATATTTGGGCTTTCGGCCGTCGGCTATCAGCTTTCGGCCTTGTTACAAATCTTACGGTGCGCTGCACCTGTTTTAACATCAAAACTCAGGGTAACTCAAATCGCCGGCTGCCGATAGCCGACAGCCGAAGTTCCATCATTCCAATTTCCGCAACTCATACACGACTTCCTTCGGTTCGCTGTTGAGGATAATCTGCCCTTCGAGCCATTTGATCAGGATATTCTGCTCTTCAAGGCCCTTCACATGGCGTCCCTGCTCGTATTTGCGGAAACCGATAATGTAGGTCTGGTTCAACGGACGGTACTGGAAAAAGTGCAATTCGTTTTTGCGGATCATCATCTCCCTGATCCGCGCCGATTGCTCAAACTGCGGACCTTGCACGATCGCCACGCCTTTTTCCCAATCCCGGGCAGATGCAGTCACAACCTGGTTGTTGGCCGCAGTCAACGTGTAATAGCCTTTTTTCAAACCCACCACCCGGATCACATTGGCATTATCGCCGACCTGGTTTCCGGCTTGCGGGAACGGCAGCGGCAGGTATTTGTCGGTTGCCACAAACCGCACGATCGCGTCGCCGTTTGTGTCGTCCGTGAGGATTCTCACATTGGATGAATAGGGCGAGGGCTTGCCGATCGTGATCGTGGAAGTCTCGCGGTCGGTCGGCAGGCCCAGCGCTTTTTCGAGCACCCCGGCGAGGAAATAGTAACCCGCTTCGTTCAAATGCACGGTGTTTTCGATAATGTCCGCCTTTTTGCTCCTTTCGAGCACGGGGTTGTAAATGTCGATAAACTGCTTGCTGCGCTGCGATGCCACATCCGAAATCGCTTTGGAATACAATTCCAGTTCCGCATTCCGCGGGCCGATGCGCTGCGATGTATCCGACGACACGACGGGAATCGTGGAAAGCAGCACAGCCCTGGCGCCGAGCGCGTCTATTTTATCGATGAGTTTATTCAAACCATCCTTAAAATGCGCCACGCCATCCTGCCCTTCCTGAGCCTCCACGCCTCCGTAAGCGAGGAAAACGACCGTCGGGGCGGCATTGGTAATGTCCTGCATCAGGTGCTCGTAGGGTGTCGGCGGGTTGGTGTAGGTGCTGCGCGCCTGGCCCCAAACATTGTCGCCCGTCCAGCCGAGGTTGCGGAAAGTAATGCCTTTATCGGCAAAACGGGTCGTGAGCGCGAGTTCCAGGTAACCGTACTGGAATTCGTTTTCAAAAATGGAATTACCCAGAAAAACGACACGGTCGCCGTCTTTCAATGTGAATGCATTCGGGCTTTTGTTTTGAGCAAGGGATGGTCCGCAGACGAGGGTTAGTAACAACAGAAAAACACAAACCGGGGTTGCCGGCAGTCTGAAACTTCTCATTTACTTCGGGTTAATGGTTTAGCAGAGTACTTTAAGCATACAAAGGCCGGAAGCCACGGAAGCTAACTGCCCTGCATGCAAAAATCAATTTTATACTTCCTCGGCGACGGGCCGGGCTATCTGCGGAGCGGGAATGACGGCGATAGTGATCACGGTCGCCAGCACCAGCGCGACGGACATCAGGATGTACGATGCGTTGAAATTCCCCGTTTCGCTATTGAGATAACCCACCAGGTAAGAGCCTGCAAATGAGCCTAATGCACCCAGGCTATTGATAAGCCCGATGGCCCCGCCAATCACATTTTTGGGCAGGATTTCGGCGATGGCCGCAAAGAAAGGGCCGTACGGCGTATATAATGCGCCGCCAGCCACCACCAGCAAGGCATAAGCCACCCAAAACTGCTCTGTACCGATCCACACGGCCCCGTACAGGCACACGGCCGCCACCAGCAGAAACGGCCAGACGAAGATTTTACGGTTACCTGTTTTGTCCGAAAAATAGGAAGCCGCCAGCATCCCGATCACCGCGAGCACGTAAGGCACCGACGAAAGCCAGCCTGTGGTGACCATATCCATATTGGGTGCCGCTTTGATGATCGACGGCAGCCACATAACAAACCCGTAAACGCCCACGCTCCACAGCAGGTATTGCAGGCAAAGCAAAATCACTTTGGTGGATTTGAAAGCCTCCGCATAGTTTTTGACGGGTTTAATGCCCGCTTGCTCCGCTTTCAGCTTTTCCTCCACGGCAAGTTTTTCCTCGTGTGTGAGCCAATCGGCGTCCATCGGCCGCTCGTCGATGAGTTTCCACCAGATAAATGCCCAAAGGATGCCCGGAAGCCCCTGGATGATGAACATCCAGCGCCAGCCCATCGAGTCGATGAGGTAGCCCGAGAGCACCGACATCCACAATACCGTCACCGGATTGCCCAAAATCAGGAATGTATTCGCCCGCGAGCGTTCCTCTTTGGTAAACCATTGGCTGAGCAATATCAGCATGGCGGGCATCACGGCGCTTTCCACGACGCCAAGCATGAACCGGATGACGATCAGCACGGTGGTATCGTTCACCATGCCCGTAGCCGCCGCGAGGCCTCCCCAGAGGATCAACGATATGAATATCAGCTTCTTGGCGGTGCGGGTAGCCGCATAATGCGCGCCGGGAATCTGAAAAAAGAAGTAACCCAGGAAGAAGAGCGAACTCAGCAGCGTGGAAGTGTTGGGCGTGATGCGCAGGTCTTCGGCCATTCCGCCCGCCACGGCGAAACCGAAATTGGCCCTGTCGAGATACGCGAGGCTATATGTGACAAATACAACGGGAATAATCCGGTACCAGCGTACCTGTGCGAGTTGGGGCTTCATGCGAGGTTCAGGAATTGATATGGAGTTAAAACGCAGATGCGCGGCGGTTCTACCATTGTGCAAGAAAAATGCCTTGAATGGCTACCGTTGCGCTTCCGCCTGCTGCTGCACCACCGTCAGCAGCTCGTTGAGGTTAAACCGCGACGTGTTGTTCGCCGCCGCGTAGCGCACGTAGGGCAATGCTTCGCCGGGCTTGTCCATTTTCAGGAGTATTACAAAAAGCATTCGTGCGCGCTCGAAGCTGTTTTCCATTCTGAATGCTTTCGAGAGGTAATTGACCGCCTGCGCGTTGAGGCCGCTGGCGATGCTCAGTTTGGCGGCATTGTCGAAAGACACGGGATTCAGGGGATCGTCCAGCGCCAGGGCTTCGGCCACGCGGAGCATACCCGTCGTATCGTGCCGGGCGGCGTAATGTGTGTGCAGGCGTGCCATGGCGTCGCGCCAGGTGATTTGCTTTACTACCAAGGCCCCGGCCAGCGTTTCTTCCTCGGTTTTCGCGCGCTTTTCCTCCGCAGGCATGGGTATGTTGAACGGCCAGCCTTCTTTCAGGATCATCATTTCATATTCCCCTTTCAGCGAATCCACCAATGTAATGGGCATTTGTTTTTGCAAAACATCGAAGGGCATTTCATACGCAGGCGCAGGCAGGAGCGCGGTTTTTCGAAGAGATTGGTAAAATGCCTCTGATAGCAATGCATATCCCTGCAAATTCGGGTGAACGTGTTCCAGCAATGTTTCTTTACCCAAAATCCCTCCTTCCGAGTGCTTTTCGAACAGGTCTCGCGCATTCACGAGCGTCACGCCCTTGTACGTCCGTGCGATTTCATCCAGGATGGGATTGAATGCCTCGGGCGCCCGGAAACGCAATGCGTCCAGGTCCTTGGCTCGGGTTAATTCACGTTTTGCGGCAGCGTAATTTCCTTTTTGGTACAAATCAATACCGGATTTGAAATGCTCATCCGCGGATGTTTCCTGCTTATCATTCAGGCTGATGAATGGTTTCAGGTCCTTCTCATTACTTACCAGGTTCCCGATCAGCAGCGGCACTCCCTTCGCGCCGGCGGCATCCGCGAGCTCGTTCATATTTGCCTTAAATTGGTCTATACCAGCATGATATTCATCTGAGCCAAACGCAATTTGCTGATCGGCTGCCATTCGTTTCATGAGGTTTTCGCGCAAATCGAGCCTTTCTCCGGATAGGAGGGCTGCGGTTTTGTCGGTGAACGAGGCTATGAGCTGGGTCGATCGCCAACCGCGCAAATGCATTAGCAGGCGGGCCAGCGTGCGGCTGTGCCCGATGCCCTGCGTGGAGGCTACGCCCATTGCACCATAATACTCGTTGTGGCCCGTGTACACCAGCACGGCGTCCGGCTCGTAGTCGAGCACGGCTTTGCCGAAATCGAGCACGGTGTAAGAATTTACAGCCGTGAGCGAGAGGTTAATGACTTCAAAATCACGTTCGGGATAGCTTTGCGACAGCCTGTATTGCAGCCAGCGGTGAAACGAGCCGTTATTCATATAGGGATAGCCGATGGTCGTCGACTCGCCGAGCACGAACATGCGGAAAGTCCCCGGCGCTTTTCGGGCGGCAAATGGCTCCGCATTCCCGTAAGTCGCATTTTTTTGGTTGGCAAAATAACGCTTCGAGGCATGCTGATTCAGCACGAGATAACCTTTCCGGGACGGATCTTCGGTAAACACCGCCAGATCATGACCATAACCGAACAACCGCAATGCCCCTTCCAGCACCAGCAGTACCAGAAAGGGCATGAACATGGCAATGACTTTAAAAACAGACTGTCGCTTCATCGAAAAGTGGTTACACGCCTACGGCCGGATGCTCGTTCCGTCAAATTTACGAACCTGCCAGTTGGATTTGCTGGTAATCGGATATTTAGCCGCTTCTTTTTCATCAATATCCACACCCAGTCCGGGCACTTCGTTCACCGACATGTACCCGTCCTTCATCGTAGGACACCCTTTGAAAATCGCCTGCGTTTTCTCATTAAAGCTCACAGCCTCCTGGATACCGAAGTTCCATACCGCGAGATCAATGTGCGCGTGCGCCGCGTGGCCCACCGGCGAAACGTCACCCGGACCGTGCCAGGCCGTTTTTACATTGAACCACTCCCCTAGCCGCGCCACTTTCATGGCCGGCGTAATGCCGCCGATCTGCGACACGTGGCAGCGGATGTAGTCGAACCACTGGTTGGTCATCGGGTCGCGGAACTCGTTCACATTGTTGAACAGCTCGCCCATCGCAATGGGCACCGTCGTGCTTTGGCGCAACTGGCGGAACCAACCCATGTTTTCGGGCGAAAACGGGTCTTCGATGAAGAATGGCCGGTAATCCTCCAATGCGCGGATCATATTGATGGCGTCCATCGGCTGCACTCGTTCATGAATGTCGTGCAGCAGCTCGATCTCCTCGCCGCAGCGCTTCCGCACCGCTTCAAAAAGCTTGGGTACCGATTTCAGGTACGCCCGCTCATTCATAAAATTATCGGTGGCCCCTCCAAACCCGGCCGCTTTAAAGTCGGGCTTCTGCTCGGTGGCGCCTACCGCGCCATAGCCGCCCTGCTGGATGCGGATGTACTTGAAGCCGCGGTCCATAATGCGCTGCACATCGTCGGCCACGGCCTCGGGCGTGGTACCATTGGCGTGGGTATAGCATGGTATCGCGAAGCGCGCTTTACCGCCAAGCAGCTGGTACACAGGCATTCCGGCACGCTTGCCCTTGATGTCCCAAAGCGCTTCGTCCAGCCCGCTTAATGCATTGTTCAGCACCGGGCCATTGCGCCAGTAGGAGCTCACGTAGGTGGAATGCCACATGTCTTCGATATTGTCGACGTCCTTTCCGACGCAGAATTCATTGAGGTAAGTGTCAATGGCCGTCACCACTGCAAATGCCCGCTGGGTGAATGTTGCACAGCCGAGGCCGTAGAGGCCTGGCTCGGTGGTTTCCACCTTCACCACGATGAGGTTGGAGCCCTGGGGTGCGGTGGCAATGGCTTTCACGCTCTTGATTTTCACGGGCGCCATGCCTTTTGTGTAGGCGGGTTGCGTGTAATTTGCCTGCGCATGCGCACGATCAGCCGAGCCCAGCAGGCCGAGCAGCCCCGCAGCCGATCCGGCTCCCAGCATTTTCAGGGCATCACGACGATTTTGTTGGGGCTCAAAGGGATGGTTATTCATAGTTTTCTGGATTAGGAATGGTATAAATTTGGTTCAGGGCAGGGCGAATGCGATGTATTTACCTCCGGCTTTATGGCCGTTTTTGGCACCTCCGGCGGCGATCACCACGTACTGCTTCCCATTCACCATGTAGGTGGCCGGGGTTGCAAAGCCGCCTGCGGGCAGTTGG includes:
- a CDS encoding SGNH/GDSL hydrolase family protein, giving the protein MKRQSVFKVIAMFMPFLVLLVLEGALRLFGYGHDLAVFTEDPSRKGYLVLNQHASKRYFANQKNATYGNAEPFAARKAPGTFRMFVLGESTTIGYPYMNNGSFHRWLQYRLSQSYPERDFEVINLSLTAVNSYTVLDFGKAVLDYEPDAVLVYTGHNEYYGAMGVASTQGIGHSRTLARLLMHLRGWRSTQLIASFTDKTAALLSGERLDLRENLMKRMAADQQIAFGSDEYHAGIDQFKANMNELADAAGAKGVPLLIGNLVSNEKDLKPFISLNDKQETSADEHFKSGIDLYQKGNYAAAKRELTRAKDLDALRFRAPEAFNPILDEIARTYKGVTLVNARDLFEKHSEGGILGKETLLEHVHPNLQGYALLSEAFYQSLRKTALLPAPAYEMPFDVLQKQMPITLVDSLKGEYEMMILKEGWPFNIPMPAEEKRAKTEEETLAGALVVKQITWRDAMARLHTHYAARHDTTGMLRVAEALALDDPLNPVSFDNAAKLSIASGLNAQAVNYLSKAFRMENSFERARMLFVILLKMDKPGEALPYVRYAAANNTSRFNLNELLTVVQQQAEAQR
- a CDS encoding GDSL-type esterase/lipase family protein, with translation MRSFRLPATPVCVFLLLLTLVCGPSLAQNKSPNAFTLKDGDRVVFLGNSIFENEFQYGYLELALTTRFADKGITFRNLGWTGDNVWGQARSTYTNPPTPYEHLMQDITNAAPTVVFLAYGGVEAQEGQDGVAHFKDGLNKLIDKIDALGARAVLLSTIPVVSSDTSQRIGPRNAELELYSKAISDVASQRSKQFIDIYNPVLERSKKADIIENTVHLNEAGYYFLAGVLEKALGLPTDRETSTITIGKPSPYSSNVRILTDDTNGDAIVRFVATDKYLPLPFPQAGNQVGDNANVIRVVGLKKGYYTLTAANNQVVTASARDWEKGVAIVQGPQFEQSARIREMMIRKNELHFFQYRPLNQTYIIGFRKYEQGRHVKGLEEQNILIKWLEGQIILNSEPKEVVYELRKLE
- a CDS encoding enolase C-terminal domain-like protein, with translation MLGAGSAAGLLGLLGSADRAHAQANYTQPAYTKGMAPVKIKSVKAIATAPQGSNLIVVKVETTEPGLYGLGCATFTQRAFAVVTAIDTYLNEFCVGKDVDNIEDMWHSTYVSSYWRNGPVLNNALSGLDEALWDIKGKRAGMPVYQLLGGKARFAIPCYTHANGTTPEAVADDVQRIMDRGFKYIRIQQGGYGAVGATEQKPDFKAAGFGGATDNFMNERAYLKSVPKLFEAVRKRCGEEIELLHDIHERVQPMDAINMIRALEDYRPFFIEDPFSPENMGWFRQLRQSTTVPIAMGELFNNVNEFRDPMTNQWFDYIRCHVSQIGGITPAMKVARLGEWFNVKTAWHGPGDVSPVGHAAHAHIDLAVWNFGIQEAVSFNEKTQAIFKGCPTMKDGYMSVNEVPGLGVDIDEKEAAKYPITSKSNWQVRKFDGTSIRP
- a CDS encoding MFS transporter, with protein sequence MKPQLAQVRWYRIIPVVFVTYSLAYLDRANFGFAVAGGMAEDLRITPNTSTLLSSLFFLGYFFFQIPGAHYAATRTAKKLIFISLILWGGLAAATGMVNDTTVLIVIRFMLGVVESAVMPAMLILLSQWFTKEERSRANTFLILGNPVTVLWMSVLSGYLIDSMGWRWMFIIQGLPGILWAFIWWKLIDERPMDADWLTHEEKLAVEEKLKAEQAGIKPVKNYAEAFKSTKVILLCLQYLLWSVGVYGFVMWLPSIIKAAPNMDMVTTGWLSSVPYVLAVIGMLAASYFSDKTGNRKIFVWPFLLVAAVCLYGAVWIGTEQFWVAYALLVVAGGALYTPYGPFFAAIAEILPKNVIGGAIGLINSLGALGSFAGSYLVGYLNSETGNFNASYILMSVALVLATVITIAVIPAPQIARPVAEEV